The following coding sequences lie in one Methylosinus trichosporium OB3b genomic window:
- a CDS encoding YrhB domain-containing protein, which translates to MTISVDEATSLARDLVRKIGESAGEKLSIMEEKAITIEGGWVFFYNTDEFIRTGDITSALAGNGPVFVSINGEIRELPSAVPWEISVKSI; encoded by the coding sequence ATGACAATATCAGTGGACGAAGCAACTTCTCTAGCTCGCGATCTTGTCAGGAAAATCGGCGAATCGGCTGGGGAGAAGTTATCAATCATGGAAGAGAAAGCTATTACCATAGAAGGTGGGTGGGTATTTTTTTATAATACCGATGAATTTATTAGAACTGGCGATATTACATCCGCATTGGCAGGGAATGGTCCGGTTTTTGTGAGTATAAATGGGGAGATTCGAGAACTTCCGAGCGCGGTTCCTTGGGAGATTTCTGTTAAGAGTATCTGA
- a CDS encoding Imm26 family immunity protein: protein MKRSYPDSSVFLVPLKDGGFARGVVARTAPTGKLLLGYFFGPRLASQTDVDLSGLEPNDAVLSLRFGDLGLFKGLWRVVGKLPSWDPTKWPMPNAVRRDPLGKTKPILIRYDDNDPSKILSEEVLENDNDLPADGLAGYAFVEAKLSKLLA, encoded by the coding sequence ATGAAGCGCTCATACCCGGACAGCTCGGTTTTTCTGGTTCCATTGAAAGATGGAGGCTTCGCCAGAGGGGTGGTTGCGCGAACCGCCCCCACCGGCAAACTGCTGCTCGGTTATTTTTTTGGGCCGCGCCTCGCATCGCAAACCGACGTTGACCTATCGGGTCTTGAGCCGAACGATGCAGTCCTGTCCTTGCGATTTGGTGATCTCGGCTTATTCAAGGGGCTGTGGCGTGTTGTTGGAAAGCTGCCCTCATGGGATCCTACCAAATGGCCGATGCCTAATGCGGTCAGGCGTGATCCGCTGGGGAAAACCAAGCCTATATTGATACGCTATGATGATAACGATCCGAGCAAGATATTGAGCGAGGAGGTGTTGGAAAATGACAACGACCTCCCCGCTGATGGCTTGGCGGGTTATGCTTTTGTGGAAGCGAAATTAAGCAAGCTCTTGGCGTGA
- a CDS encoding IS6 family transposase produces MIDFKGSHFERDVILWGVRWYVAYPMSYRQLEEMMEERGVEVDHSTLNRWVVKYAPLLEKQFHTRKRSIGSSWRLDETYVKVKGCWKYLYRAVDKAGGTVDFLLTAKRDCKAALRFLRKAIGQHGEPEKITIDKSGANTAAIERYNAEHEADIEIRRIKYLNNIVEQDHRAVKRVTRPMLGFKSFRSAAATLSGIELMHMIRKGQLRTTGELRPAQQFYALVA; encoded by the coding sequence ATGATTGATTTCAAGGGCAGCCATTTTGAACGCGACGTGATTCTGTGGGGCGTCCGCTGGTATGTGGCGTATCCGATGAGCTATCGTCAACTCGAGGAAATGATGGAAGAGCGAGGTGTCGAAGTCGACCATTCGACGCTCAACCGCTGGGTCGTCAAGTATGCTCCTTTGCTGGAGAAACAGTTCCACACTCGCAAGCGCTCGATCGGATCCAGCTGGCGTCTCGATGAGACCTACGTGAAAGTCAAAGGCTGCTGGAAATATCTGTATCGGGCGGTCGACAAGGCAGGCGGGACGGTGGATTTCCTGCTGACGGCCAAGAGGGACTGCAAAGCCGCGTTGCGCTTCTTGCGCAAGGCGATCGGCCAGCATGGCGAGCCGGAGAAGATCACGATCGACAAGAGCGGCGCCAACACGGCCGCGATCGAACGCTACAATGCGGAGCATGAAGCGGACATCGAAATCCGCCGCATCAAATATCTCAACAATATTGTCGAACAGGACCATCGAGCGGTGAAGCGAGTGACGCGGCCGATGTTGGGTTTCAAATCATTTCGATCGGCTGCCGCGACACTTTCCGGGATCGAGCTCATGCATATGATCCGCAAGGGGCAGCTGCGAACGACAGGCGAATTGCGTCCAGCGCAGCAGTTCTATGCCCTCGTGGCGTGA
- a CDS encoding RHS repeat-associated core domain-containing protein produces the protein MRAELLGSRWTQYLTVGGAMVGVRFDNVATGAVALRYFHLDHLGSVAVVTYAGGDVAERNSYDPWGKRRYSDGSDDPSGSLDSVASRGFTGQEHLTEVGLIHFNARLYDPLVGRFTSADSIVPHPGDPQSYNRYAYVRNRPLSATDPSGHYDLVALPPIDVGAPSWSTFNWTSFAASGAANQAYLAAIYGRITGAAYYGASILPFPIGSQLQYQQYLSFLRIYGPQLRAAGFFMTRQPNLTPPPEHAPASTIAAGFAISSYAYAYASGVGRVFHDFIFDPRRYWSDLASSLGRALDACGAICDPSVQASIGDVPGAVILGGIQTAAKIGRTAERVAVAGAEVSGALADLANFRSELGLQPGQGALARLDVGGRKFYGINAHGQDITLSVNAISRTHAEADAFQQAASAESDQAAS, from the coding sequence GTGCGCGCCGAATTGCTCGGCAGCCGCTGGACCCAATATCTCACCGTCGGCGGCGCCATGGTCGGCGTGCGTTTCGACAATGTCGCCACCGGCGCCGTCGCGCTGCGCTACTTCCACCTCGACCATCTCGGCTCGGTGGCGGTCGTCACTTATGCCGGCGGCGATGTGGCGGAGCGCAATTCCTACGATCCCTGGGGCAAGCGCCGCTATTCCGACGGCTCCGACGATCCCTCCGGCAGCCTCGACAGCGTCGCCAGCCGCGGCTTCACCGGCCAGGAGCATCTCACCGAGGTCGGGCTGATCCATTTCAACGCGCGGCTCTATGATCCGCTCGTCGGCCGCTTCACCAGCGCCGACAGCATCGTCCCCCATCCCGGCGATCCGCAAAGCTATAACCGCTACGCCTATGTCCGCAACCGGCCGCTGTCGGCGACAGACCCCAGCGGGCATTACGATCTGGTGGCGCTGCCGCCCATCGATGTCGGCGCCCCCTCTTGGAGCACGTTCAATTGGACGTCGTTCGCAGCGAGCGGGGCAGCCAACCAGGCCTATCTCGCCGCGATCTATGGCCGGATCACCGGCGCGGCCTATTACGGCGCATCGATCCTGCCATTCCCAATCGGCAGTCAGCTGCAATATCAGCAATATCTGTCGTTTCTGCGGATCTATGGGCCGCAGCTGCGAGCCGCGGGCTTTTTCATGACGAGGCAGCCCAACCTCACCCCGCCCCCGGAACACGCCCCCGCCTCCACCATCGCCGCGGGCTTCGCCATCAGCAGCTATGCTTATGCGTATGCGAGCGGGGTCGGACGCGTGTTCCATGATTTCATTTTCGATCCGCGGCGTTATTGGAGCGATCTCGCATCGAGTTTGGGTAGAGCCTTGGACGCCTGCGGCGCCATTTGTGATCCGAGCGTTCAGGCGTCGATTGGCGATGTGCCCGGTGCTGTGATATTAGGGGGCATCCAGACGGCGGCGAAAATCGGCCGAACTGCGGAGAGAGTTGCAGTTGCGGGAGCCGAAGTTAGTGGGGCCCTTGCAGATTTGGCGAATTTTCGATCTGAACTAGGTTTGCAGCCCGGGCAAGGAGCCCTCGCTCGCCTAGATGTCGGTGGCCGAAAATTCTATGGAATTAATGCCCATGGGCAGGATATAACGCTGAGCGTGAATGCAATTTCCCGCACCCATGCAGAAGCAGACGCTTTTCAGCAGGCAGCTAGCGCGGAATCCGATCAAGCTGCATCATAG
- a CDS encoding IS630 family transposase, which translates to MTLSMDLREKVMKAIRGGMSRRQAAARFDIGPATAVRWAKRVEITGEVAPGKMGGDRRSQRIEAHADFILAQIKDKPDMTVMELRDKIRESHGLAVGYGTVWRFLARHGITRKKKTGHAAEQDREDVAEAREEWFEGELDLDPEKLVFLDETGVSTNMARRFGRAPRGERCRASVPFGHWETTTLIAALRVDRIDAPMMIDGALDGRSFLAYVEQVLAPTLGAGEIVVLDNVSTHKVAGVREAIEAKGAKVLYLPPYSPDFNPIEKSFSKIKSVLQRIAARTVDALDAAVAQALRSVTPSECANYFAASGYDAA; encoded by the coding sequence ATGACGCTGTCGATGGATCTTCGCGAGAAGGTGATGAAGGCGATCCGTGGCGGGATGTCGCGCCGACAGGCGGCCGCCCGGTTCGATATCGGTCCGGCGACCGCCGTGCGCTGGGCCAAGCGCGTCGAGATCACCGGCGAGGTCGCGCCGGGCAAGATGGGCGGCGACCGCCGCTCGCAGCGCATCGAGGCGCACGCCGATTTCATCCTCGCGCAGATAAAGGACAAGCCCGACATGACGGTCATGGAGCTGCGCGACAAGATCAGGGAGAGCCATGGCCTCGCCGTCGGCTATGGGACGGTGTGGCGGTTTCTCGCGCGCCATGGGATCACGCGCAAGAAGAAGACCGGCCATGCCGCGGAGCAGGACAGGGAGGACGTCGCCGAGGCCCGAGAGGAATGGTTCGAGGGCGAACTCGATCTCGACCCGGAAAAGCTGGTTTTCCTCGACGAGACGGGCGTCTCGACGAACATGGCGCGGCGCTTCGGCCGGGCGCCGCGCGGGGAGCGTTGCCGGGCGTCGGTCCCGTTCGGACATTGGGAGACGACGACGCTGATCGCGGCGCTGCGCGTCGATCGCATCGACGCGCCGATGATGATCGACGGCGCGCTCGATGGCCGCTCGTTCCTGGCCTATGTCGAGCAGGTTCTGGCGCCGACACTCGGCGCGGGAGAGATCGTGGTGCTGGACAATGTGAGCACCCACAAGGTCGCGGGCGTGCGGGAGGCGATCGAAGCGAAAGGCGCGAAGGTCCTTTATCTTCCGCCCTATTCGCCGGACTTCAATCCGATCGAAAAATCCTTCTCGAAGATCAAGTCGGTTCTCCAGCGCATCGCGGCGCGCACCGTCGATGCGCTCGACGCAGCGGTCGCCCAGGCCCTGCGAAGCGTCACGCCGAGCGAATGCGCGAATTACTTCGCGGCATCCGGCTATGATGCAGCTTGA
- a CDS encoding RHS repeat-associated core domain-containing protein: MRAELLGSRWTQYLTVGGAMVGVRFDNVATGAVALRYFHLDHLGSVAVVTYAGGDVAERNSYDPWGKRRYSDGSDDPSGSLDSVASRGFTGQEHLTEVGLIHFNARLYDPLVGRFTSADSIVPHPGDPQSYNRYAYVRNRPLSATDPSGHYDLVALPPIDVGAPWSTFNWTSFVASGAANQAYLAAIYGRITGAAYYGASILPFPIGSQLQYQQYLSFLRIYGPQLRAAGFFMTRQPNLTPPPEHAPASTVAAGFATGSGAYEYASGAGPSPFRGGFNFTSTLDAASDTAIVSMFLNGSLTDKAAIAAGALTGYAYDSVRILAEGAVYAAPVIIGRVATAAQIIGSRTFTSGDPLVADLANEIEAAYPGHVVGVNVPIRDTAGQLVTDADIQLQNAIIQVKSGGGKGLTSQVLRTEQATGMPTIGYGPSLKPSVVRSIEQAGGLVTRDKGLLIDVVRP; the protein is encoded by the coding sequence GTGCGCGCCGAATTGCTCGGCAGCCGCTGGACCCAATATCTCACCGTCGGCGGCGCCATGGTCGGCGTGCGTTTCGACAATGTCGCCACCGGCGCCGTCGCGCTGCGCTACTTCCACCTCGACCATCTCGGCTCGGTGGCGGTCGTCACTTATGCGGGCGGCGATGTGGCGGAGCGCAATTCCTATGATCCCTGGGGCAAGCGCCGCTATTCCGACGGCTCCGACGATCCCTCCGGCAGCCTCGACAGCGTCGCCAGCCGCGGCTTCACCGGCCAGGAGCATCTCACCGAGGTCGGGCTGATCCATTTCAACGCGCGGCTCTATGATCCGCTCGTCGGCCGCTTCACCAGCGCCGACAGCATCGTCCCCCATCCCGGCGATCCGCAAAGCTATAACCGCTACGCCTATGTCCGCAACCGGCCGCTGTCGGCGACAGACCCCAGCGGGCATTACGATCTGGTGGCGCTGCCGCCCATCGATGTCGGCGCCCCCTGGAGCACGTTCAATTGGACGTCGTTCGTAGCGAGCGGGGCAGCCAACCAGGCCTATCTCGCCGCGATCTATGGCCGGATCACCGGCGCGGCCTATTACGGCGCATCGATCCTGCCATTCCCAATCGGCAGTCAGCTGCAATATCAGCAATATCTGTCGTTTCTGCGGATCTATGGGCCGCAGCTGCGAGCCGCGGGCTTTTTCATGACGAGGCAGCCCAACCTCACCCCGCCCCCGGAACACGCCCCCGCCTCCACAGTCGCCGCAGGCTTCGCGACGGGCAGCGGCGCTTATGAATATGCGAGCGGGGCCGGACCGTCGCCATTCCGAGGCGGATTTAACTTTACCTCGACGCTTGATGCGGCTTCTGACACCGCGATCGTGTCGATGTTCCTCAACGGGTCTTTGACGGACAAAGCGGCAATTGCCGCCGGGGCGCTTACGGGCTATGCATATGACAGCGTTCGTATCCTCGCTGAGGGTGCCGTATACGCCGCGCCCGTGATCATCGGGAGAGTGGCGACTGCCGCGCAGATCATAGGTTCGCGAACCTTTACGTCTGGTGACCCGTTGGTAGCTGATCTGGCTAACGAAATTGAAGCGGCCTATCCTGGTCATGTAGTAGGGGTAAATGTGCCCATTAGAGATACGGCTGGTCAGCTCGTGACCGATGCTGACATTCAACTTCAGAACGCCATAATTCAGGTAAAGTCTGGTGGAGGAAAAGGTCTGACGAGTCAGGTGCTGCGGACCGAACAGGCAACGGGGATGCCTACTATCGGCTACGGTCCTTCACTAAAACCCAGCGTCGTAAGATCGATAGAGCAGGCAGGCGGTTTGGTCACTAGAGACAAGGGGCTGCTCATTGATGTGGTTAGGCCATGA
- a CDS encoding DUF6572 domain-containing protein encodes MSLTDFASIDLVARVPGDPRRVMLLIYDKGEYADDIERECALQRKLSAYLLFVETGQFAETYPALANAKLSVEVVCLIAPTARMKLIESVHSANHSGFFLPVNVSEEAEFRSKWGLSEAKAR; translated from the coding sequence ATGAGCTTGACAGACTTCGCCTCCATTGATCTTGTAGCCCGCGTTCCGGGGGATCCTCGCCGCGTAATGCTGCTGATATACGATAAAGGCGAATACGCGGACGATATCGAGCGAGAATGTGCGCTCCAGAGAAAGCTATCTGCGTATCTTCTGTTCGTCGAAACTGGGCAATTTGCCGAAACGTATCCTGCCTTGGCTAACGCAAAGTTATCGGTAGAAGTTGTATGTTTGATTGCACCAACAGCCCGCATGAAGCTCATAGAGAGTGTACACTCCGCCAATCATTCAGGCTTCTTCCTTCCAGTGAATGTTTCTGAAGAAGCAGAGTTCCGATCGAAGTGGGGCCTCTCTGAAGCGAAAGCAAGATAA
- a CDS encoding RHS repeat-associated core domain-containing protein has translation MFLKKQSSDRSGASLKRKQDKADGSTCRVISCISGGPVPAAFAYDANGNQTSGLGRTIGYTAADLPASVKQGTRTIGFAYDPERQRYKQTAPEGTTLYFEAFGVRAELLGSRWTQYLTVGGAMVGVRFDNVATGAVALRYFHLDHLGSVAVVTYAGGDVAERNSYDPWGKRRYSDGSDDPSGSLDSVASRGFTGQEHLTEVGLIHFNARLYDPLVGRFTSADSIVPHPGDPQSYNRYAYVRNRPLSATDPSGHYDLVALPPIDVGAPWSTFNWTSFVASGAANQAYLAAIYGRITGAAYYGASILPFPIGSQLQYQQYLSFLRIYGPQLRAAGFFMTRQPNLTPPPEHAPASTIAAGFATGSGAYAYTIGCGLPCARTVGSIFGGIGGGIVGVLVGAAVGGGEGFGLSAPTGAGVLVGTPAGALAGAVVGGYAGAQSGAAAGAALGEGVYTWFSENAATTARGGAYVLRDVEGTVVRSGRTNDLARREAEHLRDPNLAEYQFQPAYRTDVYAEQRGLEQILHDRYGPGFCREFLSQVGLGL, from the coding sequence ATGTTTCTGAAGAAGCAGAGTTCCGATCGAAGTGGGGCCTCTCTGAAGCGAAAGCAAGATAAGGCGGATGGCAGCACTTGCAGGGTAATATCTTGCATTTCCGGCGGGCCGGTCCCCGCCGCCTTCGCCTATGACGCCAATGGCAATCAGACCTCCGGCCTCGGCCGCACGATCGGCTATACCGCCGCCGATCTGCCGGCCAGCGTCAAGCAGGGCACGCGCACGATCGGCTTCGCCTATGATCCCGAGCGCCAGCGCTACAAGCAGACCGCGCCGGAGGGGACGACGCTCTATTTCGAGGCGTTCGGCGTGCGCGCCGAATTGCTCGGCAGCCGGTGGACCCAATATCTCACCGTCGGCGGCGCCATGGTCGGCGTGCGTTTCGACAATGTCGCCACCGGCGCCGTCGCGCTGCGCTACTTCCACCTCGACCATCTCGGCTCGGTGGCGGTCGTCACTTATGCGGGCGGCGATGTGGCGGAGCGCAATTCCTATGATCCCTGGGGCAAGCGCCGCTATTCCGACGGCTCCGACGATCCCTCCGGCAGCCTCGACAGCGTCGCCAGCCGCGGCTTCACCGGCCAGGAGCATCTCACCGAGGTCGGGCTGATCCATTTCAACGCGCGGCTCTATGATCCGCTCGTCGGCCGCTTCACCAGCGCCGACAGCATCGTCCCCCATCCCGGCGATCCGCAAAGCTATAACCGCTACGCCTATGTCCGCAACCGGCCGCTGTCGGCGACAGACCCCAGCGGGCATTACGATCTGGTGGCGCTGCCGCCCATCGATGTCGGCGCCCCCTGGAGCACGTTCAATTGGACGTCGTTCGTAGCGAGCGGGGCAGCCAACCAGGCCTATCTCGCCGCGATCTATGGCCGGATCACCGGCGCGGCCTATTACGGCGCATCGATCCTGCCATTCCCAATCGGCAGTCAGCTGCAATATCAGCAATATCTGTCGTTTCTGCGGATCTATGGGCCGCAGCTGCGAGCCGCGGGCTTTTTCATGACGAGGCAGCCCAACCTCACCCCGCCCCCGGAACACGCCCCCGCCTCCACCATCGCCGCGGGCTTCGCGACGGGCAGTGGGGCTTACGCCTACACAATCGGCTGTGGATTGCCTTGCGCGAGAACCGTCGGAAGCATATTCGGTGGCATCGGTGGAGGCATTGTAGGAGTGCTTGTGGGCGCGGCCGTCGGAGGCGGCGAAGGATTTGGCCTCAGCGCGCCTACGGGAGCTGGCGTGCTGGTCGGAACTCCGGCTGGCGCACTCGCCGGAGCGGTTGTCGGCGGCTATGCCGGCGCGCAGAGCGGCGCTGCAGCCGGCGCGGCGCTGGGTGAGGGGGTCTACACTTGGTTTTCGGAAAATGCCGCTACGACAGCGCGTGGCGGCGCTTACGTGCTACGCGATGTCGAGGGTACGGTGGTTAGGTCGGGTAGAACCAACGACTTGGCGCGACGTGAGGCAGAACACCTTCGCGACCCGAACTTAGCAGAGTACCAATTCCAACCAGCTTACCGCACGGACGTCTATGCGGAGCAGCGAGGGCTGGAGCAAATTCTCCACGACCGATATGGCCCGGGGTTCTGTCGCGAATTTTTGTCGCAGGTCGGTTTGGGGCTATAA
- a CDS encoding ISAs1 family transposase, with amino-acid sequence MSLAFAVFKEKSRLKALLDHFSIIDDPREPWRVVHPLREVLLLVVCASMADCDHFDAIASWGKANIGFLRRYLPYEHGVPGGRWLTLLMNRVDPALFSAAFTGWVRETWPERPELIAIDGKTSRRSHDRAEDKAPLHLVSAFATTSRLVLGQEAVEGKSNELSAIPVLLDRLSDGGALKGALVSIDAIATNARIAQAIVDKGADYLLAVKANQPTLRAEIESAFSAATRIDTCVDFDKGHGRIEQRSVSVITEIDWLNGERRFPGELRLPNAATIIRVKSQAELADRGRFETRYYISSALLPAKRAGEAVRGHWGIENQLHWVLDVVFAEDQSRLRKGHGARNMAVVRHFAINMIRTAPEPESKPMKPQRKATKPTRTSIKLRRKIASWREDYLAIALGASAR; translated from the coding sequence ATGAGCCTCGCCTTCGCAGTTTTCAAAGAGAAGTCGCGTCTGAAAGCGCTTCTCGACCATTTCTCGATCATCGACGATCCGCGCGAGCCCTGGCGCGTCGTGCATCCGCTTCGCGAGGTGCTGCTGCTCGTCGTCTGCGCCTCCATGGCCGATTGCGATCACTTCGACGCTATTGCATCTTGGGGCAAGGCCAATATCGGCTTCCTGCGCCGCTATTTGCCTTATGAGCACGGCGTGCCGGGCGGACGCTGGCTCACCCTGCTCATGAACCGCGTCGATCCGGCGCTGTTCTCGGCGGCCTTCACTGGCTGGGTGCGCGAGACCTGGCCGGAGCGACCCGAGCTCATCGCCATCGACGGGAAGACCTCGCGTCGCAGTCATGATCGCGCCGAGGACAAGGCCCCGCTGCATCTCGTCTCCGCCTTCGCCACCACCAGCCGCCTCGTGCTCGGCCAGGAGGCGGTCGAGGGCAAGAGCAACGAGCTGTCCGCCATTCCTGTCCTGCTCGATCGCCTCTCGGACGGCGGCGCGCTGAAGGGCGCGCTCGTCTCCATCGACGCCATCGCCACCAACGCCAGGATCGCCCAAGCGATCGTGGACAAGGGCGCCGATTATCTGCTGGCGGTCAAAGCCAATCAGCCGACCCTGCGCGCCGAGATCGAGAGCGCTTTTTCCGCCGCGACGCGGATCGACACATGCGTCGATTTCGACAAGGGCCATGGCCGCATCGAGCAGCGCAGCGTGAGCGTCATCACCGAGATCGACTGGCTGAACGGCGAGCGCCGTTTTCCGGGCGAGCTGCGCCTGCCGAACGCCGCGACGATCATTCGCGTCAAATCGCAGGCCGAGCTTGCCGACCGCGGCCGCTTCGAGACGCGCTATTACATCTCCTCGGCTCTTCTCCCGGCGAAGCGGGCGGGCGAAGCCGTGCGCGGCCATTGGGGCATAGAGAACCAGCTGCATTGGGTGCTCGACGTCGTCTTCGCCGAGGACCAATCGCGTCTGCGCAAGGGCCACGGCGCGCGGAACATGGCCGTCGTCAGGCATTTCGCGATCAACATGATCCGCACGGCGCCAGAGCCCGAGAGCAAGCCCATGAAGCCGCAACGAAAGGCCACAAAGCCCACACGCACCAGCATCAAGCTCCGCAGAAAAATCGCCAGCTGGCGCGAGGATTATCTCGCCATCGCATTGGGCGCGTCAGCCCGTTAA